The Kitasatospora setae KM-6054 genome contains a region encoding:
- a CDS encoding type I polyketide synthase: MPETAASAADEQLRVALETVREQQQTIRDLMLEKYEPVAVVGIGLRFPGGSGTPDEFSAFLREGRSGIVPFPEDRFDLERFTARGGESEEEATGRIRAAGGGFLDRIDLFDAGFFNISPKEARYMDPQQRLLLETAWEALEHGNIDPTPLRRSNGGVFVGASSIDYALELDSLDYPDLDGHLASGITFFPLSGRLSYFLGWRGPCVSLDAACASSLTALHAAVEGLRRKECDIALAGAVNALHHPRIPVIFSNANMLAPDAQCKTFDESADGYVRAEGCAVLVLKRYSDAKRDGDTVYGLVRGSAVGQDGDSAGLTVPNGPAQEQVMRAALRRAALRPADVQYVEAHGTGTPLGDPIEMGAIADVFAESHTRENPVTVGSVKTNLGHMEPVAGLVGVIKALLQMRAGTIFPHLNFRTPSGRIPWDRYPVTVPTENRPWEAGVRRALVNSFGFGGTIAAVVLEEPPGAKAAARPAEERPEVFALSAKNRRSLRALVERYQEFLAGRPELGIGELAWTAASGRAHHPLRIAGAVGSRAELDALLAKSLAQLDRRALDVPEPRKTAFLFTGQGSQYPGMARPLYERHPVFREQVDACEELFAPLLGRSVRDLLLGEGEDQEAIHRTRFTQPALFTLEYALAKLWLSWGARPSALIGHSIGEVVAAAVAGVFTLRDAVVLVEARSRLMQSVTAPGGMAAVPAPAAEVAPLLAEYDDLAMAAVNSPTQCVISGGERSLAEVVARLRERGLEAKALRVSHAFHSPLMAEVFDEFRAALAGVVFRAPQLTLISNLTGKVARPAQLTDPEYWVRHIGEPVAFEAGMRAVERRGKHVFVEVGPSTALTSLAKGCVDAGEHRWLSSLHPKEGEGLTVLRSLSQMYAAGQPVDWAGVFRGRELPRVELPRYAFDRRRYWLPNGAGPGSEEAGEPAAFLHRPVWAELAAAAGPAVERRVVVLGAPVPESLPDGVRALSADTGEQALKLVAAEDATDLAWYWRPGTGAPSAARLRAECEANYTALLELLAGLERDGARGVRLWLVTSGAQVLPGDGPGDGSGLAAATLWGFGHVLLNERPMLRVTLVDEDEPGAAAREWGAADGGDFQVAYRGGRRLVRRLRPAEPGVGEPVPGAASPVRGDRAYLVTGGLGALGTATAERLLAEGAGLVALLGRRVPEGAELAALHERLGGPERVRVLRSRLDADTDVAALADAVRGLGLPLGGIVHAAGGLADAPVSAQTWESLDLLFGAKVYGSWLLHELAGEFEEVEFFSAYSSAASVVGGASQSNYAAANAFLDQLLHWRSARGLPALGVNWGPWSEIGMSARLSAQHVKALEREGIVYFTPKRALDAFVALLGRPGPVQLVAGECDWDRFSASKPVVNALYAELVSARASDAPVLDAASVAALPAGERVPALTEFIRHLVARALHLEDPDDVGAHTEFVQVGLDSLVAIDLKNGLEAAFLVPLAPSLAFDHPTAAKLAAHVAQQLAEVPATPASERQAS; this comes from the coding sequence ATGCCGGAGACCGCCGCGTCCGCGGCCGACGAGCAGCTGCGGGTCGCACTGGAGACCGTGCGCGAGCAGCAGCAGACCATCCGGGACCTGATGCTGGAGAAGTACGAGCCGGTGGCCGTGGTCGGCATCGGCCTGCGCTTCCCCGGTGGCAGCGGCACGCCCGACGAGTTCTCCGCGTTCCTGCGCGAGGGCCGTTCGGGCATCGTGCCGTTCCCGGAGGACCGCTTCGACCTGGAGCGGTTCACCGCCCGGGGCGGGGAGTCCGAGGAGGAGGCGACCGGCCGGATCCGCGCGGCCGGCGGCGGCTTCCTGGACCGGATCGACCTGTTCGACGCCGGTTTCTTCAACATCTCCCCCAAGGAGGCCCGGTACATGGATCCCCAGCAGCGGCTGCTGCTGGAGACCGCCTGGGAGGCCCTGGAGCACGGCAACATCGACCCGACGCCGCTGCGCCGCTCCAACGGCGGCGTGTTCGTGGGCGCCAGCTCGATCGACTACGCGCTGGAGCTGGACTCCCTCGACTACCCGGACCTGGACGGCCACCTGGCCTCCGGCATCACCTTCTTCCCGCTGTCGGGCCGGCTCTCGTACTTCCTGGGCTGGCGCGGCCCGTGCGTGTCGCTGGACGCGGCCTGCGCCTCCTCGCTGACGGCGCTGCACGCCGCGGTGGAGGGCCTGCGCCGCAAGGAGTGCGACATCGCGCTGGCGGGCGCCGTCAACGCGCTGCACCACCCGCGGATCCCGGTGATCTTCTCCAACGCGAACATGCTGGCACCGGACGCGCAGTGCAAGACCTTCGACGAGTCGGCGGACGGCTACGTGCGGGCCGAGGGCTGCGCGGTGCTGGTGCTCAAGCGCTACTCGGACGCCAAGCGGGACGGCGACACCGTGTACGGCCTGGTGCGCGGTTCGGCGGTCGGCCAGGACGGCGACTCGGCGGGCCTGACCGTGCCCAACGGCCCGGCGCAGGAGCAGGTGATGCGGGCGGCGCTGCGCCGCGCGGCGCTGCGGCCGGCCGACGTGCAGTACGTGGAGGCGCACGGCACCGGCACGCCGCTGGGCGACCCGATCGAGATGGGCGCCATCGCGGACGTGTTCGCCGAGTCGCACACCCGGGAGAACCCGGTGACGGTCGGCTCGGTGAAGACCAACCTGGGCCACATGGAGCCGGTGGCGGGCCTGGTCGGCGTGATCAAGGCGCTGCTGCAGATGCGGGCCGGCACGATCTTCCCGCACCTGAACTTCCGCACGCCGTCCGGCCGGATCCCCTGGGACCGGTACCCGGTGACGGTGCCGACCGAGAACCGGCCGTGGGAGGCGGGCGTCCGCCGGGCGCTGGTGAACTCGTTCGGCTTCGGCGGCACGATCGCCGCCGTGGTGCTGGAGGAGCCGCCGGGCGCGAAGGCCGCGGCGCGGCCGGCCGAGGAGCGCCCCGAGGTGTTCGCGCTGTCGGCGAAGAACCGGCGCTCGCTGCGGGCCCTGGTGGAGCGCTACCAGGAGTTCCTGGCCGGGCGCCCGGAGCTCGGGATCGGCGAGCTGGCCTGGACGGCGGCGAGCGGCCGGGCCCACCACCCGCTGCGGATCGCCGGCGCGGTCGGCTCCCGCGCGGAGCTGGACGCCCTGCTGGCCAAGTCGCTGGCCCAGCTGGACCGGCGCGCCCTGGACGTGCCGGAGCCGCGCAAGACGGCGTTCCTGTTCACCGGGCAGGGCTCGCAGTACCCGGGCATGGCCCGGCCGCTGTACGAGCGGCACCCGGTGTTCCGGGAGCAGGTGGACGCCTGCGAGGAGCTGTTCGCGCCGCTGCTGGGCCGCTCGGTGCGGGACCTGCTGCTGGGCGAGGGCGAGGACCAGGAGGCGATCCACCGCACCCGGTTCACCCAGCCGGCGCTGTTCACCCTGGAGTACGCGCTGGCCAAGCTGTGGCTGTCCTGGGGCGCCCGGCCGAGCGCGCTGATCGGGCACAGCATCGGCGAGGTGGTGGCCGCGGCCGTCGCCGGGGTGTTCACGCTGCGGGACGCGGTGGTGCTGGTGGAGGCCCGCTCCCGGCTGATGCAGTCGGTGACGGCGCCCGGCGGCATGGCGGCGGTGCCCGCCCCGGCCGCCGAGGTGGCGCCGCTGCTGGCCGAGTACGACGACCTCGCGATGGCGGCGGTCAACTCCCCCACCCAGTGCGTGATCTCGGGCGGGGAGCGGTCGCTGGCCGAAGTGGTGGCGCGGCTGCGCGAGCGCGGCCTGGAGGCGAAGGCGCTGCGCGTCTCGCACGCCTTCCACTCGCCGCTGATGGCCGAGGTGTTCGACGAGTTCCGCGCCGCGCTGGCCGGAGTGGTCTTCCGGGCGCCGCAGTTGACGCTGATCTCGAACCTGACCGGCAAGGTGGCCCGGCCCGCGCAGCTGACCGACCCGGAGTACTGGGTGCGGCACATCGGCGAGCCGGTCGCCTTCGAGGCGGGGATGCGCGCGGTGGAGCGGCGCGGCAAGCACGTCTTCGTCGAGGTGGGGCCGTCCACGGCGCTGACCTCGCTGGCGAAGGGCTGCGTCGATGCCGGGGAGCACCGCTGGCTGAGCAGCCTGCACCCGAAGGAGGGCGAGGGCCTGACCGTCCTGCGCTCGCTGTCCCAGATGTACGCCGCCGGGCAGCCGGTGGACTGGGCGGGCGTGTTCCGGGGCCGGGAGCTGCCCCGGGTGGAGCTGCCCCGGTACGCCTTCGACCGGCGCCGGTACTGGCTGCCGAACGGCGCGGGCCCCGGCTCGGAGGAGGCCGGCGAGCCGGCCGCGTTCCTGCACCGCCCGGTGTGGGCGGAGCTGGCGGCCGCCGCCGGGCCGGCCGTCGAGCGGCGGGTGGTGGTGCTCGGCGCCCCGGTGCCGGAGTCGCTCCCGGACGGGGTGCGGGCGCTGTCGGCCGACACCGGCGAGCAGGCGCTGAAGCTGGTGGCCGCCGAGGACGCCACCGACCTGGCCTGGTACTGGCGCCCCGGCACGGGCGCGCCGTCGGCGGCCCGGCTGCGGGCCGAGTGCGAGGCGAACTACACGGCGCTGCTGGAGCTGCTGGCCGGCCTGGAGCGGGACGGCGCGCGCGGCGTGCGGCTGTGGCTGGTCACGTCCGGGGCGCAGGTGCTGCCGGGCGACGGGCCCGGGGACGGCTCCGGACTGGCGGCGGCGACCCTGTGGGGCTTCGGGCACGTGCTGCTGAACGAGCGGCCGATGCTGCGGGTGACCCTGGTCGACGAGGACGAGCCGGGCGCGGCCGCCCGGGAGTGGGGCGCCGCCGACGGCGGCGACTTCCAGGTCGCCTACCGGGGCGGGCGCCGGCTGGTGCGGCGGCTGCGGCCGGCCGAGCCGGGGGTCGGCGAGCCGGTGCCGGGCGCGGCCTCGCCGGTCCGCGGCGACCGGGCGTACCTGGTCACGGGTGGTCTGGGCGCGCTCGGCACGGCGACCGCGGAGCGGCTGCTGGCGGAGGGCGCGGGCCTGGTCGCGCTGCTGGGCCGGCGGGTGCCGGAGGGCGCGGAGCTGGCGGCGCTGCACGAGCGGCTCGGCGGGCCCGAGCGGGTGCGGGTGCTGCGGAGCCGGCTGGACGCGGACACCGACGTCGCCGCGCTGGCGGACGCGGTCCGCGGGCTGGGCCTCCCGCTGGGCGGCATCGTGCACGCGGCGGGCGGCCTGGCGGACGCCCCGGTGTCGGCGCAGACCTGGGAGTCGCTGGACCTGCTGTTCGGCGCGAAGGTGTACGGCTCGTGGCTGCTGCACGAGCTGGCGGGCGAGTTCGAGGAGGTGGAGTTCTTCTCCGCGTACTCCTCGGCGGCCTCGGTGGTCGGCGGCGCCTCGCAGTCCAACTACGCGGCGGCGAACGCCTTCCTGGACCAGCTGCTGCACTGGCGCTCCGCCCGCGGGCTGCCGGCGCTGGGCGTCAACTGGGGCCCGTGGTCGGAGATCGGCATGTCGGCGCGGCTGAGCGCCCAGCACGTGAAGGCGCTGGAGCGGGAGGGGATCGTCTACTTCACGCCGAAGCGGGCGCTGGACGCGTTCGTGGCGCTGCTGGGGCGGCCGGGTCCGGTGCAGCTGGTGGCCGGCGAGTGCGACTGGGACCGCTTCTCGGCGTCCAAGCCGGTGGTCAACGCGCTGTACGCGGAGCTGGTGTCGGCGCGGGCCTCGGACGCCCCGGTGCTGGACGCCGCCTCGGTGGCGGCGCTGCCGGCCGGGGAGCGGGTGCCGGCGCTGACCGAGTTCATCCGCCACCTGGTGGCGCGGGCCCTGCACCTGGAGGACCCGGACGACGTCGGCGCGCACACCGAGTTCGTGCAGGTCGGCCTGGACTCCCTGGTGGCGATCGACCTGAAGAACGGTCTGGAGGCGGCGTTCCTGGTGCCGTTGGCGCCGTCGCTGGCCTTCGACCACCCGACCGCCGCGAAGCTCGCCGCGCACGTCGCGCAGCAGCTCGCGGAGGTCCCGGCCACCCCCGCGAGCGAGAGGCAGGCGTCCTGA